The DNA sequence ATTCGCATCAACACTGCACTTTACGACCTGCATTACTAAAAGAGGGGATACCATGTCGCTGCTTCTTTCGGTGTTACTCACCTGTCTATTCTTAGCCTGGGGCGGCTTTGCCGCCCCCCTGCCCCCTGGTACCTTGCTCAAGGGGATCCAAGTCACCGGGGGGACGGTGGAGCTTTCCCCAGAGCAGTACAAGGCCGACGGCCAATCCCTCCTGTGGACCTGGCAGGGGGGGTCTCGGCTGACCATTGTGGATGAGGATCTCCTGTGGGGTCTGGCGGGGTTCACCGGTTGGATCTATAACGAAGAGCCACTGGAAGCCACCCTGGTATTCAAGGCCGGTCCCGTAAGGGAGCTAGAACGGGACAACCCCGCGTATGCTTTTGAAGTCAACCTGAACTTCTCCGGTTGGCGCTGGATCGGTGTGGATTTCAGCCGGGATGCCCGGGTGGAAGACTACAGCGGTAGCCGGCGGTGTGAGAATCTGGAGATTCACGCACCGCCTACGGGCAGTGGCCGTCTGTATCTAGATCTCGTGGAGTTCCCGCGGCAGTTGCCTTGGTGGCTACCGGCTGACCGACAGATCCCCTTTGTGAATCCGGGGGAAGTCGGGTGGGATAAGGCGGGACAGCTGCTTTATTACGATCTCTTAACGCGGCCAATGATGTCCCTCCCCGCCGACTACGAGGTAAAACTACAGGATTTGGCCCGGATTGAAGAACGCTATAGGGACTGGGTCTTGGGATACAGTGTAGATTGGTCGGACCCCTTGGTGACAAGAAGGTACCAATCCTTCATCTCCGAGGTCCTAGCCGCACAGAAGCGTATAGAAGACTACAAGGTGATCAAAGATGGCCGACTGGTCTTGGGTAAACCACTGCTGCCGGATCAGAACGGGCGGCTTACGCCCTTTGAGGATCTGTTCAAGGACTTGAGCACCCTGGCTACGGCCTACCATCTGCCGGGTCCGAAAAGCTTTGGTAATCCCTTTTACAAGAATCGTCAGCTACTACGGACCATCCTGGATCTGTTTCGCTATCTTAACGAGCAGGGCTGGAGCGCCGGCAGTTCCTTTGGGGCCAACAACCGGTTTATCCGCACCTGCATGGGTGGATACGCCAACGCCGTGTTCTTGATGAAAGAGGAACTCAAGGAAGCCGGGCTGTGGGAACAGCAGTTGGAGACCCTCCGCTGGTACGGTGGATTTGGGGAGGTTTACATCACCGACGGACCAAGCGGGGCCGTCACCGGCGACATTCGTAGCAATTTTCTCAATCGGCTGTTGTATGTGCTGGGGCTGGAGGATGGGCCGGAGAAGGTCCTGGAAATGCAGTGTCTAACCCGGTATATTTCCCGGGCCCTGGAGATCGCCGAAGGGTGGGACAGCTTCATCAAACCGGATTACACCGGATACACCCATGCCGGGGCCATCGGCAATACCTATACCACTAGTGCCCTCCATACGGCGGCTGCTACCTTGTATCTGTTGCACGATACTTCCTTTGCACCGGCTAATGCCCAGAATGTCTGGCGGGCACTGCTGCAAGCGCGGATCTATTCCCAGGTGTATGATATCCCCAGCGGCCTAGCCTGTCGGTGGCCCTTCATGGTGGATTCACTCTATGAAGTGCTCCCTGCCTTTGGGTATGGTGCACTGCTGGAACCGGAACTGATGGCTGGAGCCTTCATGAGATTGTGGGATCCGGCCAACCCGCAGATCGTGAAAGTGATCGAGCAGGCCGGTGTGGACTACTCCTACCTGAATACCCTAGGAGCAGTGGGGGTCCTGTTGGCCGCGGCCCACCTTGATGTGCCTCCGGAGCCAACGCCTACGGGTCACTGGCACTTGCCCTATGGGGCCCTTTCTATCCACCGGCGGGATGACTGGCTGGTGAGTGTGAAAGGATGGAGCCGGTACGTCTGGAACTTCGAGTGCCAACCGGCCAGCCTCGGTGTTGCCCAGAACATCTACGGCCGCTACATGAGTCACGGTGCGATCCAGATCTATGGTACAGGTTCGCCGGTGAATGCTAAGGACAGTGGCTATGTGGAACAGGGCTGGGATTGGAATCGCTGGCCAGGCACCACAGCCATTTACCTGCCGTGGGATCTTCTCGTGGAGACCAAAAGTAGTTATGGTAGACACTTTACCACGGAGTCCTTTGTGGGCGGAGTTTCCCTCGGGGACAATGGCATCTGGGCCATGCGTCTGCGGGATACGGTGTACGAGCCGGGGTTTGTGGCCCTGAAGACCGTATTCTTTTTCGATGACAAGATCCTGTGTCTAGGTTCGGGAATCACTAACAACAATACACAATTCCCCACGGAGACCACGGTGTATCAAGTGGCAAGTAACGGGGGACCGAGTCTTTATCGGGATGCTGAGGGCCAATGGCAGCCTTTGGAGGATTCCCTGACCGTGGCCGGGGGTCCCTTGTGGCTATTGGATCCAGTAGGAAACGGGTATTATATCCCCGAGGCTAAGGGTTTACGGCTGGTGCGTCAGGAGCAGTCCACACCCCTTAATACGGGGAACGGGTATGGGCACAACCTCTTCGATGTGGCCTGGTTTGATCATGGGACTGCTCCCCAGGATCAGGGCTATGAGTACGTGATTATGCCCCAAGTGGAGCCGGAACGGCTAGTTCAGCCCTGGGATTACACAGTGGTACGCAAGGATGCCCAGGCCCACATTGTCTCCCTAGGAGACCTTATCGGTTACGTCCTTTTTGAGGTGGTCGATGATCTGGAAGGCCTTCTGCAGGGGGTGGACACCCCATGTATTCTCTTGATGGAAAGGGACGAAGACAAGTTGCACATCGCCGTGGCGGATCCCGACCTGGGGTGGGAAACGCGGAATGCCACCCGCTGGACTGTGCGGCTCACCCTTCGGGGCAATTGGGTGGTGCTGGAAGATGGGGAGAATGTGGTGCAGATGGTGGATGTCAACTCCGGAACCACCACCGTGACGGTGGCGGTGACCGGAGGTTTCACCCAGCAATTTACATTGAGGGAAAAATAAACAAGAGGAGGAGAAACGGTGAAAAGACTCGTTCTGGCAATGATCTTGGCGCTGGTCCTGGTGGGGACCTGTACCGCCGCGGAAAACGTAATTCGTAATGGGGACTTCAGTGTGTTGAAGGACGACGGGTTGCCAGCGGAATGGTGGAACGGTTCTTCCCGGGGGGAAGTGGAGTTCTTTGCCGATGGGGACATCGACCGCACCGGTGATTATTCCTACCGGATCGAGGGATATATCGGTGACTCCCACGGCCAGATCGGTATTCGCCTTACCAACGAAGAGGTGACCCCCGGTGGAGTTTACCAGTTGAGCCTGTGGTACCGGACGGAACGTTTTGAGTATTCCACCCGTAATGAGCCCTTCCGGGTGCCGGTGGTGGTGCGGGTGCGTTTTTACGACGGGACTGCCCAGATGACGGTTACCGAAGAATTGCTCCGGACCGACCGGCCGGAACACGTGGTGTACTACGGCAACCTGCACTTTGGGGTGGCGGAGTTACGCAATGGTGAATGGTTGCCCTTCGAAACCAAGTTCAAGGTGCCGGAGGAGATGCAGTACATGTACGTGGAGGTGTTCCTCTGGCACACCTCTGGGATCCTCTGGATCGATGATGTACAGATGGTGGCGGTGGAGGAATAGGGGTTCCACAGACCGCGCCATTTCCCGGCGGGCACCGCGGTGCCCGCCAAAACTTAAGTCCATGAAAAGAGGGTGTAGTTTTGGTGACTTCCGTATACACACCGCCCTTTAAAGGCTTACCGGTTCCCCAGTGGTGGAAAGGTACTTTGGAAGACATTGACGAGCTCCTGTCGCAAGTGACGGTGGGACAGGTGGAGCAGATGGGCACCTCCGCCGGGGGACTACCCATCAAGAGGGTGTCCTATGGACCGGTGGAACCCTATCACAGGACCGCCAACTCAAGTTCCGCTAGCGGAGCCCGTAGTTTGAAGTATTATGCGGACAAGTCCACCCGGACAAGGCCGGTGATCATGATCGTCGGTGGGATCCATGCGGCAGAGATCGAGGGGATTGTGGCTGTCAACAACCTTATCCGGCTGTTGGAAAGCGGCGCCGATGGGCAGGGGCAAAGCTGGCCGGAAATCACCAGGCTAGCGGCCCAAAGTCGCTTGGTCCTGGTTCCCTGTCTCAATGTGGATGGTCGAAAGAGGTGTCTGCCCGAGAGTTTTGTGGGGGAAAGTCTGGAGTGTCTGCGCCGCTGGAATCAAGGGGTGGCCAAAGACGGCACACCTTTGGAATGGCCCGATTTCAAAGCAGTCCATCCCCGATCCCCTCAGGAGGAGGCCTTCTTAGGTACGGGACACAATGCCGCTGGGGTTAACTTGATGCACGATGATTTCTTCCGGCCCATGGCGCCGGAAACCCGTGCCCTGATCGACCTCGTGGATCAGGAGGCTCCGGATTTTATCCTCTTGTTGCATGGGGCCGCCTCAGCCCCCTTTCATTTCTGGGGTACGTACTACGTCCCGGAGCGCATCAGGGAATTGATTATGGCCTTTACCCAAGGGGTATATGAAAGGTTTAGTCGGCATGGTTGCGACTTCTATGGTCGTCTTCCCTACTCGGAACACGAGGTGGTTCCAGAGACCATGAACTTGACCTCCGCACTATACCACGTCTGTGGTGGGGTCAGTGTGCTCTTTGAGTCCTATCAGGGCGTGGTGAGGGGTGACGAAGCGCCCCGGATGACTTGGGATGAGATTTTACGGTACCACATGCTGCTATTCGAGGAGACCTTGGTCTTTTGTCAGGAGCAGTTTCAAGCACTGATAGAACCCTTTTGTTAAAGGAGAGCAAAGGCAGAAGCACAAGAAAGGAGCGAGAATCCTGTGAGGACAATTATTCGCTGCGCGGTCGGGATTATAGTATTACTGCTGATTAGTTCCGGTTGTGTCTTGATGATGGAGGAGCCCAAGGAAGTAAATCTGGTGCGGAACGGTTCCTTTGAGGAAGCAAAGAGTGATGGTCTGGCGGCCCATTGGGGCTACGGGGTCAATCGGGGGGGCTAGGGACTTCACCGTGGTGAAGGACGGGACAGTCTCCTTCCGGATTAGCGGGATATCCGAGGACTGTCTGGCCCAAATCAACCAGCGTTTAGATGGAAACGATGGGTTGGTGGCCGATGGGACCTATCGGTTGCGGCTATGATATAGAACCGAGGATGTGGGGTTGTCCACTAGGAACGAGCCCTTTACAGTGCCCGTGGTGGTGCGTTTACGGTTTCGGGATGCCAACGGCCAGGAGATCCCGGCCACCGAAGACCTTATCCTTTCCGATGCACCCCAGCACGTTGTCTATTACAACAATATCCATCTGGGCATGTTGGAGCTGGCCACAGAGGAATGGGAGGAATTCTCGGTGGAATTCCGTACCCCCGCTAACCTGGACTATATGTTCCTTGAGCTGTTCCTCTGGCACACCTCCGGGACTGTATGGTTTGACGATGTTAGGATCGTAAGGATTGACTGATCCATCTGGTGACCAGACCTTGGGAAAGGGACTGGTCACCAAGCTCCCCTTCCTGACAGAACCCCTTCTTAATTTTCAGGCTATGTTGAGTTCACAAAGGATAGTGCAGACCTGCCCCGGAGGATTAGTCTTTCCAGGGGCTAGGGATGCATGGAGGCGGAGACCGGTTGCGGTGTTTCCCCTTGGAAGAAGCGACTGAGCCCCTGGGCGATGGCTTCGGCGATCTTGATCTGCCCCGCTGGTTCCTGCATCAATTTGCGATCTTGGGGGTTGGAGATAAACCCCACTTCTACCAAGACTGCCGGCAGGGTGGTCTCCCGCAGGATAAAGAAGTTCTCCGCGGCGGCATCCCGGAAGCTTTCGGGCCGCACCTTCAAAAGCTCCTCCTGGATGAGTAGGGCCAACCTCTTTCCCTGGGGATTGGTGGGGTAGTAAAAGGCCTGGGGTCCGAAGGGTTCCGATGAGGGGTAGTAGTTTACATGGATGCTGATGATGCAATCCACGTTCTGGGCCTCCAGCTGGTTCACTCGGTAGCGCAGATCCTCCCGGGGGTCCTCCGAAAAACGCATGTCTTCTTCCCGGGAAAGGACGGGGATACCGCCTGCTTCCGCGATGATTTCCGCCAGGTGTTTGCTAATCTCCAGGGCGATGGTCTTTTCTGCAAGGCCCGTCGGATGGTGGTAGGTCCCCACGTCGATGCCGCCGTGGCCGGGGTCGATGCCGATGACCCGTTGATGCAGGCCCTTTTTAAGCTCGCTGATTACCGGTCGATCCCCCCGATATTGCAGCAAGACGATGAAGACGAAAAGGAGGGTGGCGCCTATGCGCAGGGCCAACGGCCATTCCCTGACCTCAATGATCCAAAAGAAGAAACGATTCCTGCGGGCGGACACCGGAAAATCACCTCAATAGTTGACTGGACACCTTTTGCACCTGCTACTAGTTTATATTCCCTCTTCCTGTTTTAGAACAAAGCAGGAGTATGGACAGGGAAAAGCTAAGTAAGTACCGTACCATTATATACAAATCCAGTTTCCGGTAAAACACACCGGGTGGTGGATTAGCCCAGAAATAAGGGTAGGATCCAGCCCGGAGGCGGAATTGGACATCTTTCTTCGAACCAATGCATGCAGGGATAAAAAACCCGCGCCAAGGATACCAAAGACTTAGGATGGACACGGTTTGATCCGTAGGAAGGAGGTGGGCCGCACTTCTGGCGAAAGGCATCCCAGAAGCTTTGCGGCAAGGCGATGAAGTTAATCATTGTGGAGAATTACGAAGAACTGAGCAAACGGGCCGCCCAGATTATTTCCGATGCGATTAACGAAAATCCCCGACTGGTCCTGGGTCTAGCTACCGGTGGTACTCCCCTGGGGACCTACAGGGAACTCATTGAAATGTACAAACAGGGGAAGGTAAGCTTTAAGCAGGTCCGGACCTTCAACTTGGATGAATATCTGGGCCTAGATCCGGCTCATCCCTCGAGCTACCATCATTATATGTTCACCAACCTGTTTAACCATATCGATATGAACCCGGCCCAGGTCAGGATCCCCAACGGGTTGGCCGAGGACTTAGCGAAGGAGTGTGTCGAGTACGAACAAGCCATCGCGGCGGCGGGGGGAATTGA is a window from the Bacillota bacterium genome containing:
- a CDS encoding N-acetylmuramoyl-L-alanine amidase; translated protein: MSARRNRFFFWIIEVREWPLALRIGATLLFVFIVLLQYRGDRPVISELKKGLHQRVIGIDPGHGGIDVGTYHHPTGLAEKTIALEISKHLAEIIAEAGGIPVLSREEDMRFSEDPREDLRYRVNQLEAQNVDCIISIHVNYYPSSEPFGPQAFYYPTNPQGKRLALLIQEELLKVRPESFRDAAAENFFILRETTLPAVLVEVGFISNPQDRKLMQEPAGQIKIAEAIAQGLSRFFQGETPQPVSASMHP
- the nagB gene encoding glucosamine-6-phosphate deaminase, yielding MKLIIVENYEELSKRAAQIISDAINENPRLVLGLATGGTPLGTYRELIEMYKQGKVSFKQVRTFNLDEYLGLDPAHPSSYHHYMFTNLFNHIDMNPAQVRIPNGLAEDLAKECVEYEQAIAAAGGIDLQLLGLGVNGHIGFNEPHTPFGSVTQVVDLAQETIEANARFFERKEDVPRQAISMGIKSIMQARRILLMANGSSKAWAVERLVQGPVTEEVPASVLQLHPDVTVLVDREAAANLKS